CCAGCCGGCCCCACATAGGGGTCAGGAGCATGGCCGCCAGCATCGGACCGGCATAGACCAGCGCCGATAACAGCGCGGTGTAGCCTGCGCCCGCTGGCCCGAGCAGATGCTGGATCTGCAAGGGCCAGAACGGGCCGCTCATTTCCATTGCGCCCATGGAGACAAACTGGATGACGATCAGCAGTCGCAAGGCGCGACCGTCAGCGAGCATGGGTGTTGGGTCGCAGCGGGTTACTCAGGCGTCCGACGATGTCGGCATGGCTGTCGAGCAAGCGCATGCGCATGAATGATTTGGCAGGCCAATCCTGTTCCAGCAAGGCCTTGCGCTCGCTTTCCCAACGTGCCGGATCGACGCGCTCGCGCAAGGTCTCGAAGCACTGCGCAACGTGCGATGCCAATCGCTCCCAAAGGGTACTGTCCGGCACATTCCAGTGGCGGGCACAGAGCAAAGTCAGCTCACCGAGGTGGCACATGAAGGTGGTGTGCAGAAGCTTGTCGCGGACAAAGCCGGAGTCGTCATACAGGGTCATTTTCGGATCGTGCAACTGGATATCCAGGCCCTTGGCGTGCAGGGTTTTGCGATCGATACGAACATCGCCGAAATCGCGCAACAGCAGCCGATTCAATTGCCCGTCAGCGCCCATCACCATGAAACTGTTTTGCTGATGCGCTTCGAACGCCACGCCATACATCAGGTAAATGCCCAGCAGACTCGGTACGGCAATCGACAGGTAATCATCGAAGAACGTCAACATGGCCTCGCTGTCGTCACTGCCCTGAGCCAGTTTTACCCAATCACGCAGTAGCGGTTGTTCGAATTCGTTGACGGCGAACAGGCTGCCGACCGGCACCGCCAACTCGCCTTCTTGCAGTAGGGTAAGCGGGTTGTCGCGATACAGCACGGCAGCATGCCGGGAGCGCTCGTCATCGGCCGGCAGTGGGGCGTAGTGCACGCCGATGCGCTCTGGAACGATGTTCAGCAAACGCTGAATCTGCGGCTCCTGATCGAGAATATCCAATACCAGTTGGCTGATGCGCGGACCCATTCGGGCCGAGCGCGGCGACACGGTGCGCTGCACGCTGGTCAGGCGCAAAGCCACCGGCAGTTTGACCATCGGCGCCACGCGACTGGCCTGCGGTAGAACCGTGCGGAACGACATGGTCGGGTGGCCGGTAAAAGCCACGATGTCAGTGACGATCAGCAGGTTGTCGGCGATCTCGTTGGCGAACGAATGTGGCAGTTCTTCATGGGCTTGCCATGGGTGCGACGGTAGCGGGAGGTAGTCCCTTGCATCCAGACCCAATTGCTGCAAATGGCGTTGCAATTGCTCGGCAGCCTGTGGGAAGTGACCTTGCCACCAGTCCCAGTAATCGGCGGTGCCAGCCAGCGCTTCGACGTGTGCGTACTGGCGGTGCAGAGCGCACAGGACAATCGGAAAACTCGCTTCGAATTCTGGCGAGAAAGCGATGACCTGAGCGGCGCTCAAACCCAGTTTGGTCTTGTAGTTGGGGTGCCACGGATGGCCGAGCGTGCCCCACTGTTCGAGCAATGACGTAGGGTTCTGGTGGCTAGGGTCGGCTTTGAGCCAAGCGAGCAGATTGTCGTCGTACTCGGTATCGATCTGCTCTCTCAGGCGCTCGGTCCATCCATGGTGAAACGCCAGGCACAGGGTGTCGTTGCTGAAGCTGTCATCCAGCTCCCGGGCCAGACGTTCCAGTACTTGCGGGGAGGCTGGCGGGTTGAGCTGAGTGCTGAGGTGTGCGAGCAGTTCGCTGGGCAACTGGATTTTGTGGGGCAGTCTGTCGGGGGTGTGCAAAACGATGCTGCCGCGTACCTCCCAGCTGTTCATTCTGCCGCCGGACAAGTGCTCGAAGCAAAGATGCGCGCCATCGCCAAGTGGCAGCCAGCAGCGGCTGGAGTCGTCGTATTCGCAGGCGTCGGGGTTGATCAGATCTTCACGAAACAGCGCCTGGATCAGGCGTTGGAAACAGCGTTGGGCGGCGGGCTCCAGTGCATTGCTCAAATGATCGAGTGTGATGCGGTGGGACTGGAAAGCCTGAGTGCCAAGCGCTTCGCTCCAGTGAGCGAGCAATTGTTGCTGTTTTTGCGTGTGACCGCGCATCAGGTCCGACTCCTTCTGGACAGTTGATTAACTGAAAGCGCGCAAAGAATACCTCCTTGAAAAAATAATGCAAATGATAGTGGTTCAGATTTAGACTTTGAGAAGTATCCTTCAGATGCTGGCCTGTGGTTTGCTCAAGACGATGTACTGCTCGCCCACTTTTTGCGCATAGCGCTCCACGACGTGCTGACACAACGCCACGATTTCTTCGACCCATTCCACGCCAACCCGCCACGACACCACCACCTGCAAGTTCGGAGGTCGCTGATCGATGGCCAGCAAGGTCAATTCCCCCCGTGCCAATTCTTCGGCTACCAGCACTGGCGGCAACGCGCCAATGCCAAATCCGTCCCGTAACAATCGGGTAATCGCCGACACTGAATTCACACAGTTCAATCGTGGCGCCATAACCCCATTGGCCTGCATCAGGCTCAAGATGTCCTGATGAGGATGGGAGTTTTTCGAATAGGTAATGATCCGCTCCCGCGCCAGGTCGGCGACACCTGAATACTCGCGGTTGTAGATGGAATTGCTGGCGACGATCCAGCCCATCGGATGACTGGCCAGCTCCAGGCTCCGTACGCTTTCCTGGCGTAGCAGGTCGGTTTGCAGGATCAGATCGAGAAAGCCTTTTTGCAGCTGATCGCAGAGGTTGAGTGCGGTATCGGCCACCAGCTCGATTTCCACCAGCGGGTAATGATCCATCATCTGCGCCACCAACGGGCTGAGCCAGGTGTGGATCACGGTGTCCATCACGCCGATCCGGATTCGTCCGACCTTACTCGAACGTGTCTCGATCGACTGCTTGAGCGCCTGCATCGTGTCCATCATCTGCTCGGCGTATTCGAGCACTTTCAGGCCTTCAGGCGTCAGGCTCACGCCGCGAGAATCGCGCAAGAACAGCTTCACCCCGAGCTCGCCTTCGAGCACGGCGATACGGCTGGAAATCGACGCCTGGGTGGTGAAGAGCTTGTCTGCCGTCAGGCGGAAACTCTTGAGTCGAGCGACCCAGACAAAGGTCTCGAGAAACTTCAGGTTCATGGGATCAACTTTTTCTTATGCCTTGGCCGGGTTTTTATTAGTTGGACGCAGCAGGGCCAAGCGTCCAAAAATCGACGCATCCGGTTCCCACGATAGGCGTCGTCGGGGCTCAGAACAATACCAATAAAATTTGCACGGAGACTTGCCATGAGTGCGCCCGACACCCTCATTCCCAAAGCCACGGCTCGCCCGGGACCCTTCGATTGGTACCACAACATCAATAAGCAGGAACGTCGTACGTTCTGGAGCTGCAAGATCGGCTATGGCCTGGACGGCATGGACACCCAGATGCTCAGTTTTGTGGTGCCGACCCTGATTGCCATGTGGGGCATTACCACTGGCGAAGCCGGGCTGATTCACACCAGCACCCTGATTGCCTCGGCCATCGGTGGTTGGGTGGCGGGGATTCTCTCTGATCGCATCGGCCGGGTGCGCACCCTGCAACTGACCGTTCTATGGTTTGCCTTTTTCACCTTCCTCTGCGGCTTCGCCCAGAACTACGAACAACTGTTGATCAGCCGTACGTTAATGGGCTTCGGTTTCGGCGGTGAATGGACCGCCGGTGCCGTGCTGATGGGCGAAGTGATTCGCGCCAAGGACCGTGGCAAAGCCGTCGGCATGGTGCAATCGGGTTGGGCGTTGGGTTGGGGGCTTACCGCGATCCTGTATGCGCTGCTATTTTCCGTACTGCCGCCGGAAGACGCGTGGCGGGCGTTGTTCATCCTCGGCATCGTGCCGGCGATTTTCGTGATCTTCGTCCGTCGCCTGGTCAAGGACCCGGAAATCTACCGCGAAGCCAAGGCTAAGCAAGAACCAAGCAACCCGGCCAAGTTCTACGAGATCTTCGCCCCCGGCATCCTATTCACCACAATCCGCGCATCGATCCTGACCACCGGCGCCCTCGGCGGTTACTACGCGATCACTTCCTGGTTGCCGACCTTTCTGAAAAACGAACGGGGCTTGAGCGTACTCGGCACCGGCGGCTATCTGGCGATGGTGATCGTCGGGTCCTACGTCGGGTACGTGATCAGCGCGTATTTGACTGACATCCTCGGTCGTAAAAAGAATTTCATTCTGTTCGCTGTCGGCTCGTTCACCATTGTTCTGCTGTACACCCAATTGCCGGTCAGCAACGGCGTGATGCTCTGGCTGGGTTTCCCTCTGGGCTTCTTCGCTTCGGGGATCTTCAGCGGCATGGGCGCGTTTTTGACTGAGCTGTTTCCGACGCGGATTCGCGGCTCGGGCCAGGGTTTTTGCTACAACATCGGTCGGGCATTGGCGGCGTTGTTCCCGCTGCTGATCGGCTTGCTCAGCCAGAAGGTGCCACTGAGCGTGGGAATCGGTGCCTTCGCGGCGGTGTCCTACGGGGTAGTGATCCTGGCGGCCCTGAGCCTGCCGGAAACTCGTGGCAAGCAACTCGACGCTCAATAACCGAATATCCGGTAACTGATAATCTGAGGGGCATATGTCCTTCAGCTAAGAAGATAAAAGCCTACAGGAGTGTTCACCGTGAACCGCCTGCTATTGAACTGCGACATCGGCGAGAGTTTCGGTAACTGGACGATGGGTCTGGACACCGAGGTCATGCCCTTCATCGACTGCGCCAACATTGCCTGCGGCTTCCACGCCGGCGATCCGAGCATCATGCGCAAGACCGTCAGCCTGGCCCTGGGCCACGGCGTGCAGATTGGTGCTCATCCGGCCTATCAGGATCTGGTGGGGTTCGGTCGCCGATCCATGGCGTACACCGCCCAGGAACTGCAGGATCTGTTGCATTACCAGATCGGCGCCCTCGACGGCATTTGCCGGGCTCAGGGCGGGCGGGTGAGCTACGTCAAACCCCACGGCGCGATGTACAACGACATGATGGCCAATCCGGCGCAACTGCGCGCGGTGATTCAGGCCGTGGCAGCCTACGACCGGACGCTGCCATTGATGCTGATGGCGACCCGCGACAACAGCGCTGCGCAGCAACTCGGCGATGAATATGGCGTGACGTTGTGGTTCGAAGCCTTCGCCGATCGCGCTTACGACAGCGCAGGCAGGCTGGTCTCGCGGCAACTGCCGGGCGCGGTGCATCACGATCCCGAGAAAATCATCGAACAGGCGTTGATCATTGCCCGCGGTGACAATCTTACGGCCAGCGATGGCCGCGCCTTGCACCTGCAGGCCAACACCTTGTGCGTACACGGCGATAACGCCAGTTCGGTGGCCGCTGTGCAGCGCATTCGCGAAGCCTTGAATCAGCAGAGTGCATCATGAAACCACGGGTAGAAGTGGTGGCGCTGGATTGCCTGATGGTGCGTCTGTTCGATGAAATCAGCGAAGCCAACATGCCGTGGATGCTCGCCGCCAGCGAGCGTCTGCGAGAAGCGTTCGCCAGCCATTTGATCGATCTGGTGCCGTCCTACACGACGTTGATGGTGCACTACGATTTGATGGCACTGAATCCGGCCCAGGCGCGGGAGTTGATCGCGCAAGCCTTGATCGATCTGTCGCCCAACGCCCGCACTAGCGGTAAATGTCATGTGTTGCCGGTCTGGTATGACCTGAGTGTCGGCCCGGAACTGACGTTGCTGTCTCAGCGCAGCGGATTAACGGTGGAAGAGGTGATCCAACGCCACAGCGGACGCGAGTACCAAGTGTTCGCGTTGGGCTTCGCGCCGGGGTTTGCCTTCATGGGATTGGTAGAGGAAATATTGGCTGCACCGCGTATGAATACTCCGCGCAAAAAAGTCGCTGCCGGCAGTGTTGGTATCGCCGAACGCCAGACGGCGGCTTATCCGGTGGTGTCCCCCGGCGGCTGGAACCTGATCGGCCGCACCCCGGCCAAATTGTTCGACCGCGAGCGCGACGGCTACAGCCTGATGCGACCGGGCGACACCGTGCGCTTCGAAGCGGTCAGCCATGCCGAGTTCATCAATCTTGGCGGTGATGACACGCCGTTGGAGTCCTTGGCATGAGCCGACTGACGATTGAAGCAAGTACACCGCTGTGCCTGTTGCAGGACGCCGGGCGGTTTGGCGTGCGGCATCTGGGCGTAACCCAGGGCGGGGCGGCGGATTGGCGTTCGATGTCGTGGGCCAATTGGCTGCTGGGCAATGGGCTGGATGCATCGGTGCTCGAAATCACCCTCGGCGGGTTTGCGGTCGTTGCCCAGGAAGATTGCGTGCTGGCGTTAGCCGGAGCGGATCTGGGGGCGCAGGTGGATGGCGAGGCATTGGCACCGTGGCGCAGTTTCAGGCTGAACAAAGGTCAGCAATTGCAATTCACCCAGCCGCTGCTTGGCGCTCGGGCTTATTTGGCGGCCCCGGGCGGATTTGATGCGCCAAAGGTGTTGGGCAGTAGCGCAACGGTGGTCCGTGAGGAGCTCGGTGGGCTGGATGGCATGGGTCGGGCGTTGGCCAAAGATGCGCAGTTGAGCTATTCGGGGAGCTCGCTGTTACTGCTGCGGGCGTTGGCGCCCGAACAAGTGCCGGACTTCAAACTCAATGCGCCGCTGGACCTGGTGCTCGGTGCACAGATCGGCGAGTTCAGTGGACAGAGTTCGTTCGACGCGTTCAACAGCGTCTGGACCCTCGACAGCCGTGCCGACCGGATGGGCATTCGCCTGCTTGGAACGGCGTTGCAGTATCAGGGCAAGCCGATGATTTCCGAAGGCATCCCGCTGGGCGCGGTCCAGGTGCCGCCGGACGGGCAGCCGATTGTGCTGCTCAATGATCGGCAGACCATTGGCGGTTATCCGCGATTGGGAGCGTTGACGCCGTTGGCATTGGCGCGACTGGCGCAGTGTTTGCCGGGGGCGAAGGTGCGGTTGAAACCGGTGGTGCAGGATGTCGCGCATCGGGAACAGGTCGAGTATTTACGCCGTTTTTTAGGCCGCTAAAGCATCGCGGGCAAGCCCGCTCCCACAGGGTAGATGGTGCTCACAAAATGTGTGAACAACGCTAATCCTTGTGGGAGCGGGCTTGCCCGCGATGGCGTCAGTCCAGACAACAGAGATTACTTGGACAAAAAACGCATCCCTTCCTCCAACCCCCGCAACGTCAGCGGGAACATCTGGTCATCAATCAAATCCCGCACGATGTTGGTCGACGAGGTATAGCCCCAAGTGTCTTTCGGGTACGGGTTGATCCAGATGAGCTTCTTGTACTTTTCCTTGAAGCGCTGCATCCACACGTACCCGGCTTCTTCGTTCCAGTGCTCGACGCTGCCACCGGCCTGGGTGATTTCATAGGGCGCCATGGCGGCGTCGCCGATGAAGATCACTTTGTAATCGGCGCCGTATTTGTGCAGCAGGTCCTGGGTGGCGGTGCGCTCGGAAGTGCGGCGCATGTTGTTCTTCCACACCGATTCATAAATGAAATTGTGGAAGTAGAAGTACTCCAGATGCTTGAACTCGGTCTTGCAGGCCGAGAACAGTTCTTCGCAGATCTTTACGTGGGCGTCCATCGAGCCGCCGATGTCGAACAGCAACAGTAACTTGACGGTGTTGCGGCGCTCCGCACGCATCTGGATGTTCAGCAACCCGGCATCGCGCGCGGTGTGGTCGATGGTGCCGTCGATGTCGAGTTCTTCCGCCGCGCCCTGACGGGCGAATTTACGCAGGCGACGCAGGGCGACCTTGATGTTGCGAGTGCCCAGTTCGACCGAATCGTCGAGGTTCTTGTACTCGCGCTGATCCCAGACTTTGACCGCTTTGCCTTGACGCTTGCCGGCATCGCCGACCCGAATACCTTCCGGGTTGAAGCCACCGGAGCCGAACGGGCTGGTGCCACCGGTGCCGATCCATTTGTTGCCGCCGGCATGGCGTTCTTTCTGTTCTTCCAGACGCTTTTTGAACTCTTCTATCAGCTTGTCCAGCCCACCCAGGGACTGGATCGCGGCCCGCTCTTCATCGGTCAGGGAACGCTCAAATTCCTTGCGCAGCCAGTCTTCCGGAATCAATGCCTGAAGGTGATCGTCGAGCTTTTCCAGGCCATTGAAGTAGGCCCCGAACGCCCGGTCGAACTTGTCGAAATGCTTTTCATCTTTCACCAGAATCGCCCGCGACAAGTAATAAAACTCGTCCATGTCGGCGAAGGTCACGCGCTGTTTCAGCGCGTTGATCAGGTCCAGCAGTTCACGCACCGAGACCGGCACCTTGGCTGCACGCATTTCATTGAACAGGTTGAGCAGCATGGCATTTGCCCTTATCGAGTGCCGCGACGGCTCATGAACGCCAGGCGCTCAAGCAGTTGCACATCCTGCTCGTTCTTTACCAAAGCGCCTGCCAGTGGCGGAATGGCCTTGGTCGGATCGCGCTCGCGCAGCACCGCTTCGCCGATGTTGTCGGCCATCAGCAGCTTCAGCCAGTCCACCAGTTCGGAGGTCGATGGCTTCTTCTTCAGGCCCGGCACTTTGCGTACGTCGAAGAACACGTCCAGCGCTTCGCTGACCAGGTCTTTCTTGATGTTCGGATAATGCACGTCGACGATCCGTTGCATCGTGACGCGATCCGGGAAGGCGATGTAGTGGAAGAAGCAGCGGCGCAGGAAAGCGTCCGGCAGCTCTTTCTCGTTGTTGGAGGTAATGATGATGATCGGGCGCTTCTTGGCCTTGATGGTCTCGTCGATCTCGTAAACGTAGAACTCCATCTTGTCGAGTTCTTGCAGCAGGTCGTTAGGGAACTCGATGTCGGCCTTGTCGATTTCGTCGATCAGCAGAATCACCCGCTCTTCGGACTCGAACGCTTCCCAGAGCTTGCCCTTTTTGAGGTAGTTGCGAACGTCGTGGACCTTCTCCGTACCCAGCTGCGAGTCCCGCAGGCGACTGACCGCGTCGTACTCGTACAAACCTTGATGCGCCTTGGTGGTGGACTTGATGTGCCAGGTAATCAACTTGGCGCCGAAGGACTCGGCCAGTTGCTCGGCGAGCATGGTCTTGCCGGTGCCTGGTTCGCCCTTGACCAGCAATGGCCGTTCCAGGGTGATGGCGGCGTTGACCGCCAGCTTCAGGTCATCGGTGGCGACGTAGGCCTGGGTGCCTTCGAACTTCATCTGCTAATCCTCGAACGGTAACGCCGACCTGAACGAGGCAGGGCGGGGCGCAATAAATATTCAGACTCGACTATAACGCGCTGCCCGGTCGACTGTGAACGCAGACGGCTTATTCAGTCTCTGAATGGGGCGTCACATCTTGACTCAGTCTCGGCTGCTGGCCAGTATTGAGCTATCGCCATTTTGGCGATAGCTTGCGGGGTATGTCTACTAAATACAGATTTCGCGATACGTACCGTATTCAGTTGCGCGAGAAGGATCATCCGCCGCCCCATGTGCATCTGACCGGTGGCGGGTTGGACGTGATGCTCAGCCTGGAAACCGTCGAAGTGATGGTGGGCAAGGCGCCGCCGCTGATCATCAAGGAAGCGCTGGACTGGGTCAGGGCCCATCAGGCGCAATTGCTGGAGGATTGGAAACGATGTTACCCATGAAACGACCACGGCTGTCGGCTGTGCAGGTACTGCCGGGTTACAGGCTGGCGCTGACTTTTATCGATGGCCAGCAACTGAGCCTCGATTTAAGTCGCGACCTGCATTCGTACCCAGGGCTGCAACCATTGTTGGAAGACCGTGCTTTTGAAGGCGCAGCCTTGGGTGACGATGGCTGGAGCGTGGAGTGGCCCGAGCTGGATATCCAGATTGGTGCAGACACGCTGTATCTGGATGCCCTTGCGCAAAATGCGGCAGATGAAAACACCCGTATTTTCATCGATTGGCGTGCTCGCACCGGATTGCCGCTGAATCAGGCGGCCGAAGCGCTGGGCGTCAGTGCCCGCAGTATCAGTCGCTACAGCAGTGGTCGTGAAGCTGTGCCGCGGTCGTTGGCCTTGGCATGTCTGGGCTGGGACTTCTTGCAGCAGCAATCAAATCCGGCGCGGGCAGCCGAAGAAACCGGTCGTTACACCATCACACGCAAATCTTAATCGGTATCCGGCTTGGGTCGTTCGTACTGGGCATTGAATGCCTGGATAAAACCGTTGCGTAAAATCTGCA
The Pseudomonas lini DNA segment above includes these coding regions:
- a CDS encoding IucA/IucC family siderophore biosynthesis protein, translated to MRGHTQKQQQLLAHWSEALGTQAFQSHRITLDHLSNALEPAAQRCFQRLIQALFREDLINPDACEYDDSSRCWLPLGDGAHLCFEHLSGGRMNSWEVRGSIVLHTPDRLPHKIQLPSELLAHLSTQLNPPASPQVLERLARELDDSFSNDTLCLAFHHGWTERLREQIDTEYDDNLLAWLKADPSHQNPTSLLEQWGTLGHPWHPNYKTKLGLSAAQVIAFSPEFEASFPIVLCALHRQYAHVEALAGTADYWDWWQGHFPQAAEQLQRHLQQLGLDARDYLPLPSHPWQAHEELPHSFANEIADNLLIVTDIVAFTGHPTMSFRTVLPQASRVAPMVKLPVALRLTSVQRTVSPRSARMGPRISQLVLDILDQEPQIQRLLNIVPERIGVHYAPLPADDERSRHAAVLYRDNPLTLLQEGELAVPVGSLFAVNEFEQPLLRDWVKLAQGSDDSEAMLTFFDDYLSIAVPSLLGIYLMYGVAFEAHQQNSFMVMGADGQLNRLLLRDFGDVRIDRKTLHAKGLDIQLHDPKMTLYDDSGFVRDKLLHTTFMCHLGELTLLCARHWNVPDSTLWERLASHVAQCFETLRERVDPARWESERKALLEQDWPAKSFMRMRLLDSHADIVGRLSNPLRPNTHAR
- a CDS encoding LysR family transcriptional regulator, whose product is MNLKFLETFVWVARLKSFRLTADKLFTTQASISSRIAVLEGELGVKLFLRDSRGVSLTPEGLKVLEYAEQMMDTMQALKQSIETRSSKVGRIRIGVMDTVIHTWLSPLVAQMMDHYPLVEIELVADTALNLCDQLQKGFLDLILQTDLLRQESVRSLELASHPMGWIVASNSIYNREYSGVADLARERIITYSKNSHPHQDILSLMQANGVMAPRLNCVNSVSAITRLLRDGFGIGALPPVLVAEELARGELTLLAIDQRPPNLQVVVSWRVGVEWVEEIVALCQHVVERYAQKVGEQYIVLSKPQASI
- a CDS encoding MFS transporter, with the protein product MSAPDTLIPKATARPGPFDWYHNINKQERRTFWSCKIGYGLDGMDTQMLSFVVPTLIAMWGITTGEAGLIHTSTLIASAIGGWVAGILSDRIGRVRTLQLTVLWFAFFTFLCGFAQNYEQLLISRTLMGFGFGGEWTAGAVLMGEVIRAKDRGKAVGMVQSGWALGWGLTAILYALLFSVLPPEDAWRALFILGIVPAIFVIFVRRLVKDPEIYREAKAKQEPSNPAKFYEIFAPGILFTTIRASILTTGALGGYYAITSWLPTFLKNERGLSVLGTGGYLAMVIVGSYVGYVISAYLTDILGRKKNFILFAVGSFTIVLLYTQLPVSNGVMLWLGFPLGFFASGIFSGMGAFLTELFPTRIRGSGQGFCYNIGRALAALFPLLIGLLSQKVPLSVGIGAFAAVSYGVVILAALSLPETRGKQLDAQ
- a CDS encoding 5-oxoprolinase subunit PxpA; protein product: MNRLLLNCDIGESFGNWTMGLDTEVMPFIDCANIACGFHAGDPSIMRKTVSLALGHGVQIGAHPAYQDLVGFGRRSMAYTAQELQDLLHYQIGALDGICRAQGGRVSYVKPHGAMYNDMMANPAQLRAVIQAVAAYDRTLPLMLMATRDNSAAQQLGDEYGVTLWFEAFADRAYDSAGRLVSRQLPGAVHHDPEKIIEQALIIARGDNLTASDGRALHLQANTLCVHGDNASSVAAVQRIREALNQQSAS
- the pxpB gene encoding 5-oxoprolinase subunit PxpB; the encoded protein is MKPRVEVVALDCLMVRLFDEISEANMPWMLAASERLREAFASHLIDLVPSYTTLMVHYDLMALNPAQARELIAQALIDLSPNARTSGKCHVLPVWYDLSVGPELTLLSQRSGLTVEEVIQRHSGREYQVFALGFAPGFAFMGLVEEILAAPRMNTPRKKVAAGSVGIAERQTAAYPVVSPGGWNLIGRTPAKLFDRERDGYSLMRPGDTVRFEAVSHAEFINLGGDDTPLESLA
- a CDS encoding biotin-dependent carboxyltransferase family protein, giving the protein MSRLTIEASTPLCLLQDAGRFGVRHLGVTQGGAADWRSMSWANWLLGNGLDASVLEITLGGFAVVAQEDCVLALAGADLGAQVDGEALAPWRSFRLNKGQQLQFTQPLLGARAYLAAPGGFDAPKVLGSSATVVREELGGLDGMGRALAKDAQLSYSGSSLLLLRALAPEQVPDFKLNAPLDLVLGAQIGEFSGQSSFDAFNSVWTLDSRADRMGIRLLGTALQYQGKPMISEGIPLGAVQVPPDGQPIVLLNDRQTIGGYPRLGALTPLALARLAQCLPGAKVRLKPVVQDVAHREQVEYLRRFLGR
- a CDS encoding VWA domain-containing protein; protein product: MLLNLFNEMRAAKVPVSVRELLDLINALKQRVTFADMDEFYYLSRAILVKDEKHFDKFDRAFGAYFNGLEKLDDHLQALIPEDWLRKEFERSLTDEERAAIQSLGGLDKLIEEFKKRLEEQKERHAGGNKWIGTGGTSPFGSGGFNPEGIRVGDAGKRQGKAVKVWDQREYKNLDDSVELGTRNIKVALRRLRKFARQGAAEELDIDGTIDHTARDAGLLNIQMRAERRNTVKLLLLFDIGGSMDAHVKICEELFSACKTEFKHLEYFYFHNFIYESVWKNNMRRTSERTATQDLLHKYGADYKVIFIGDAAMAPYEITQAGGSVEHWNEEAGYVWMQRFKEKYKKLIWINPYPKDTWGYTSSTNIVRDLIDDQMFPLTLRGLEEGMRFLSK
- a CDS encoding MoxR family ATPase, whose translation is MKFEGTQAYVATDDLKLAVNAAITLERPLLVKGEPGTGKTMLAEQLAESFGAKLITWHIKSTTKAHQGLYEYDAVSRLRDSQLGTEKVHDVRNYLKKGKLWEAFESEERVILLIDEIDKADIEFPNDLLQELDKMEFYVYEIDETIKAKKRPIIIITSNNEKELPDAFLRRCFFHYIAFPDRVTMQRIVDVHYPNIKKDLVSEALDVFFDVRKVPGLKKKPSTSELVDWLKLLMADNIGEAVLRERDPTKAIPPLAGALVKNEQDVQLLERLAFMSRRGTR
- a CDS encoding DUF4160 domain-containing protein; the encoded protein is MSTKYRFRDTYRIQLREKDHPPPHVHLTGGGLDVMLSLETVEVMVGKAPPLIIKEALDWVRAHQAQLLEDWKRCYP
- a CDS encoding DUF2442 domain-containing protein; translated protein: MLPMKRPRLSAVQVLPGYRLALTFIDGQQLSLDLSRDLHSYPGLQPLLEDRAFEGAALGDDGWSVEWPELDIQIGADTLYLDALAQNAADENTRIFIDWRARTGLPLNQAAEALGVSARSISRYSSGREAVPRSLALACLGWDFLQQQSNPARAAEETGRYTITRKS